Part of the Erwinia amylovora genome is shown below.
CTGTAAGCAATGTGGTGGCATTTTTAATCGCCGTAACATTTTCATTTTTCGCTAACGCAAAATTTACGCTTGATGCAAAAGCCACCGGTAGGGGATACTTACTATTTGTTTGCTTTATGGGGTTGTTGAGTTTTATCTCTGGTCAGCTATCTGATCACTACAACATCTCCCCTCTCATAACGTTACTTGAGTTCTCATCAATTAGCCAGGTATGTAGCTTTATATACTCCAAGTTTGTTGTTTTAGGGAGCAGAAATGAAAATTTCTCTGATTGTGCCTGTTTTCAATGAAGAAGATACAATACCTATTTTCTACAAGACGGTGCGAGAGCTTACGGAACTAAAAAGCATGATATTGAAATTGTGTTTATCAACGACGGCAGCAAAGACGCAACAGAATCAATCATCAATGCTCTTGCCGTAGCGGATAAGCTCGTAGTTCCAATTTCATTCACACGCAATTTTGGAAAAGAACCAGCAATATGCGCAGGTCTTAAGTATTCCACCGGCGAAGCCGTCATTCCTATTGATGTGGACCTGCAGGATCCGATTGAAGTCATTCCTCTCATGATAGATAAATGGCTATCTGGTGCTGATATCGTGCTAGCAAAGCGCTCTGACCGTTCCACGGATGGGAAACTAAAACGAAAGACCGCTGAATGGTTTTATAAATTTCACAATAAAATAAGTGACCCGAAAATCGAAGAGAACGTTGGCGACTTTCGGCTAATGTCCCGTGAAGTAGTGGAAAACATCAAACTCATGCCTGAACGTAATCTCTTTATGAAAGGTGTCCTTAGTTGGGTAGGTGGCTGTACTGATGTTATAGAGTACACACGAGCAGGGCGAATTGCTGGTAAATCGAAATTTAATGGCTGGAAATTGTGGAATCTTGCATTGGAGGGCATTACCAGTTTTTCGACATTCCCTTTACGCATCTGGACTTACATTGGATTTTTTGCAGCCGCTTTATCATTCCTATACGGCGCGTGGATGATTACGGACAAAATAGTTTGGGGAAACCCGGTAGCAGGATACCCATCTATTATTGTTTCAATACTATTCCTTGGCGGCGTACAGTTAACAGGGATCGGTGTACTCGGAGAGTACATAGGTAGAATATACATTGAAACCAAACAACGCCCACGCTACGTAATAAAAAAGAGAAGAAATTTTAAATGTTTTCTAAAGCCGACAAAAAAACATTACTTATTTACTCAGGTTTTGCTCTATTATTCATTTACCCGATAATTCAATCAGGGGGGTTTTATAGAGACGACTTGGATAGGTCTATCACTGGTCAGTACGGTTGGCGTGGTTTAGGTCGTCCTGTTGCAGATATCTTGATGAAAATTCTGTCTGCCAGTGGTCACTATAACCTTGACCTGTTCCCTTATACAATGATTGCATCTTGTCTTTTTATAGCCGGAGCTTCCCTTTTACTCAGCAGACATTTAATTAAATTAGATATACCTAACGAAAAAATAGTTGCTGCACTATTAATTTTCAACCCATTCATTCTGCAAAACATGGCTTATAGATATGACTGTTTGGGGATGTCAGTTGCTTTCTTCCTTGCCACAATGGCTTACACTTATGACAATAGCAGTGTATTCAAATCAATTTCAGTAAAGATAATAACTGGCGTATTGTCTTTAACTTTGTATCAACCATGTGCAAACATTTTTATTGGCTTTCTCGCCATTGATTTCATAATCATCGCAATAAGAAGACACGTATCAATCAAAGAGGCTATAGCCCTTACATTCAGAAAAGCGATCTTATTTATATCGTTTTATTTTATATACGCTCCATTCTTTGCACCTAAAAACAATTCTCGCGCAGAGTTAAT
Proteins encoded:
- a CDS encoding GtrA family protein, with the translated sequence MVFIMKNDQAVSNVVAFLIAVTFSFFANAKFTLDAKATGRGYLLFVCFMGLLSFISGQLSDHYNISPLITLLEFSSISQVCSFIYSKFVVLGSRNENFSDCACFQ